The following are encoded in a window of Lynx canadensis isolate LIC74 chromosome B1, mLynCan4.pri.v2, whole genome shotgun sequence genomic DNA:
- the SLC25A37 gene encoding mitoferrin-1 isoform X2, producing the protein MQSLNPDPKAQYTSVYGALKKIIRTEGFWRPLRGLNVMVMGAGPAHAMYFACYENMKRTLNAVFHHQGNSHLANGIAGSMATLLHDAVMNPAEVVKQRMQMYNSPHRSALSCVWTVWRTEGLGAFYRSYTTQLTMNIPFQSIHFITYEFLQEQVNPHRGYNPQSHIISGGLAGALAAAATTPLDVCKTLLNTQENMALNLANISGRLSGMANAFRMVYQLNGLPGYFKGMQARVIYQMPSTAISWSVYEFFKYFLTKHKLENRTPY; encoded by the exons ATGCAGAGTTTGAATCCAGATCCCAAAGCACAGTACACCAGCGTCTACGGAGCCCTCAAGAAAATCATTCGGACTGAAGGCTTCTGGAGGCCCCTGCGAGGCCTCAACGTGATGGTGATGGGTGCGGGGCCGGCCCACGCCATGTATTTTGCCTGCTACGAAAACATGAAAAGGACTTTAAATGCCGTTTTCCACCACCAAGGAAACAGCCACCTAGCCAACG GGATAGCTGGGAGTATGGCCACCCTGCTCCACGATGCGGTAATGAATCCAGCAGAAG TCGTGAAGCAGCGCATGCAGATGTACAACTCGCCACACCGGTCGGCCCTCAGCTGCGTCTGGACGGTGTGGAGGACCGAGGGCTTGGGGGCCTTCTACCGGAGCTACACCACTCAGCTGACCATGAACATTCCCTTCCAGTCCATCCACTTCATCACCTACGAGTTCCTGCAGGAGCAAGTCAACCCTCACCGGGGCTACAACCCGCAGTCCCACATCATCTCAGGCGGGCTGGCCGGGGCCCTCGCCGCAGCCGCCACCACCCCCCTGGACGTCTGCAAGACCCTCCTCAACACGCAGGAGAACATGGCCCTCAACCTGGCCAACATCAGCGGCCGGCTGTCGGGCATGGCCAACGCCTTCCGGATGGTGTACCAGCTCAATGGCCTGCCTGGCTACTTCAAGGGCATGCAGGCCCGAGTCATCTACCAGATGCCCTCCACTGCCATTTCCTGGTCCGTCTATGAGTTTTTCAAGTACTTCCTCACCAAGCACAAGCTGGAGAATCGAACTCCATACTAA
- the SLC25A37 gene encoding mitoferrin-1 isoform X3 yields MATLLHDAVMNPAEVVKQRMQMYNSPHRSALSCVWTVWRTEGLGAFYRSYTTQLTMNIPFQSIHFITYEFLQEQVNPHRGYNPQSHIISGGLAGALAAAATTPLDVCKTLLNTQENMALNLANISGRLSGMANAFRMVYQLNGLPGYFKGMQARVIYQMPSTAISWSVYEFFKYFLTKHKLENRTPY; encoded by the exons ATGGCCACCCTGCTCCACGATGCGGTAATGAATCCAGCAGAAG TCGTGAAGCAGCGCATGCAGATGTACAACTCGCCACACCGGTCGGCCCTCAGCTGCGTCTGGACGGTGTGGAGGACCGAGGGCTTGGGGGCCTTCTACCGGAGCTACACCACTCAGCTGACCATGAACATTCCCTTCCAGTCCATCCACTTCATCACCTACGAGTTCCTGCAGGAGCAAGTCAACCCTCACCGGGGCTACAACCCGCAGTCCCACATCATCTCAGGCGGGCTGGCCGGGGCCCTCGCCGCAGCCGCCACCACCCCCCTGGACGTCTGCAAGACCCTCCTCAACACGCAGGAGAACATGGCCCTCAACCTGGCCAACATCAGCGGCCGGCTGTCGGGCATGGCCAACGCCTTCCGGATGGTGTACCAGCTCAATGGCCTGCCTGGCTACTTCAAGGGCATGCAGGCCCGAGTCATCTACCAGATGCCCTCCACTGCCATTTCCTGGTCCGTCTATGAGTTTTTCAAGTACTTCCTCACCAAGCACAAGCTGGAGAATCGAACTCCATACTAA